A portion of the Misgurnus anguillicaudatus chromosome 16, ASM2758022v2, whole genome shotgun sequence genome contains these proteins:
- the atoh8 gene encoding transcription factor atoh8 — MKNPMHVNDAHCQILNPVSGDKRLKRKARDPVKHVSDVSYFNLYKTSHLMDDTMLNKCVKKSNALEIIASRDDSAAGHDISNTAIDMRINTVIAGEPRDYSSKTVNNNKSVITSARVSPLDSPPVYVLSPHAVSQAPGRSERAESPRKRTGEQSVAGTEIKAVQQTRRLLANARERTRVHTISAAFEALRKQVPCYSYGQKLSKLAILRIACNYILSLAQLADLDYTPDHRNLSFRECVEQCTRTLQAEGRSKKRKE; from the exons ATGAAGAACCCAATGCATGTAAATGACGCTCACTGTCAGATCCTCAACCCGGTTTCTGGAGACAAGAGATTAAAACGCAAAGCCAGAGATCCGGTGAAGCATGTCAGTGATGTATCTTACTTTAACTTGTACAAGACTTCACATCTGATGGACGACACCATGTTAAATAAGTGCGTGAAAAAGTCCAACGCTTTGGAAATAATCGCGTCGCGGGATGACAGCGCTGCAGGGCACGATATTTCAAACACTGCCATCGATATGAGAATCAATACCGTCATCGCCGGAGAACCGCGAGACTACAGCTCGAAGACtgtcaataataataaaagcgTTATAACAAGCGCGCGGGTTTCGCCTTTGGACAGTCCGCCGGTGTATGTGCTGTCTCCGCACGCAGTCTCGCAGGCGCCTGGTAGGAGCGAGCGCGCGGAATCACCAAGGAAACGCACGGGAGAGCAGTCCGTCGCGGGCACGGAGATCAAAGCCGTACAGCAGACGCGCAGACTGTTGGCGAACGCGCGGGAGAGGACGCGCGTGCACACCATCAGCGCGGCCTTTGAGGCGCTCAGAAAGCAG GTACCCTGCTACTCCTATGGGCAGAAGCTTTCCAAGCTGGCTATATTAAGAATAGCTTGCAACTACATACTGTCACTTGCTCAGCTTGCTGACCTGGACTATACCCCAGACCACCGCAATTTGAGCTTCAGAGAGTGTGTGGAGCAGTGCACTCGAACTCTACAGGCTGAGGGTCGCTCCAAAAAGAGGAAG GAATAA